A region from the Pristiophorus japonicus isolate sPriJap1 chromosome 14, sPriJap1.hap1, whole genome shotgun sequence genome encodes:
- the sinhcafl gene encoding SIN3-HDAC complex associated factor, like, giving the protein MFGFHKSKIYRSLEGCCICKTKSSSSRFTDSRRYEESFKLCFGLIEARAGDICNACVLLVKRWKKLPAGSKKNWSHVVDARAGPGLKTFVKPKKMKSVSDGKKKNKLRRLQQKLKRQNSDAHSTTSSISPSQSPSHSNQSDEGSDTETQKSLSLEPVFSFLDLTYWKRQKVCCGIIYKGRFGEVLIDPRLFTPCCSTKKDSESATRPETPLQAIKEDW; this is encoded by the exons ATGTTTGGTTTCCACAAATCCAAAATCTACCGGAGCTTGGAAGGCTGTTGTATTTGCAAGACCAAATCTTCCAGCTCTCGTTTCACCGACAGCAGACGATATGAGGAAAGCTTTAAACTTTGTTTTGG TTTGATAGAGGCACGTGCAGGCGATATCTGTAATGCATGTGTTCTTTTGGTGAAGAGATGGAAGAAACTTCCTGCTGGATCCAAAAAGAACTGGAGTCAT GTGGTTGATGCACGAGCTGGTCCAGGTCTAAAAACATTTGTGAAACCTAAGAAAATGAAATCTGTCAGTGATGgcaaaaagaaaaacaaattgagGAGACTCCAGCAAAAGCTAAAACGACAGA ATTCGGATGCACATAGCACAACATCTAGTATTTCTCCTTCCCAATCGCCCAGCCACAGTAACCAGTCTGATGAAGGCTCGGATACAGAAACCCAGAAAAGCCTTTCCTTAGAACCAGTCTTTTCATTCCTTGATCTGACTTATTGGAAGAG GCAAAAGGTTTGCTGTGGCATTATCTACAAGGGTCGTTTTGGTGAGGTGCTGATTGATCCTCGTCTTTTTACACCTTGTTGTAGCACAAAAAAGGACTCTGAATCTGCGACACGGCCAGAAACGCCACTTCAGGCTATTAAAGAAGATTGGTAA